The following proteins are encoded in a genomic region of Cricetulus griseus strain 17A/GY chromosome 7, alternate assembly CriGri-PICRH-1.0, whole genome shotgun sequence:
- the Rai1 gene encoding retinoic acid-induced protein 1 isoform X2: MQSFRERCGFHGKQQNYPQTSQETSRLENYRQPGQAGLSCDRQRLLAKDYYNPQPYTGYEGGTGTPSGTVATTAADKYHRGSKSLQGRPAFPSYVQDSSPYPGRYSGEEGLQTWGGPQPPPPQPQPLPGAVSKYEENLMKKTVVPPNRQYPEQGPQLPFRTHSLHAPPPQPQQPLAYPKLQRQKPQSDLASPLPFPQSSHFPQHSQSFPASSTFAPAVQGSGQGAHSYKSCTAPSAQPHDRPMSANASLAPGQRVQNLHAYQSGRLGYEQQQQALQGRHHTQETLHYQNLAKYQHYGQQGQGYCPPDTAVRTPEQYYQTFSPSSSHSPARSVGRSPSYSSTPSPLMPNLENFPYSQQPLSTGAFPTGITDHSHFMPLLNPSPTDAASSVDPQVSNCKPLQKEKLPDNLLSDLSLQSLTALTSQVENISNTVQQLLLSKAAMPQKKGVKSLVSRTPEQHKSQHCSPEGSGYSAEPAGTPLSEPPSSTPQSTHAEPQDTDYLSGSEDPLERSFLYCSQARGSPARVNNNSKAKPESVSTCSVTSPDDMSTKSDDSFQSLHSTLPLDSFSKFVAGERDCPRLLLSALAQEDLASEILGLQEAIVEKADKAWAEASSLPKDNGKPPFSLENHSTCLDTVAKTSWSQSGEPETLPEPLQLDKGGSTKDFSPGLFEDPSVAFATTDPKKTTSPLSFGTKPLLGAATPDPTPAAFDCFPDTTTASSVDSANPFAWPEENLGDACPRWGLHPGELTKSLEQGVKASDNVGKADAHEASACLGFQEDHAIGKQAATLSGDFKQQEADGVKEEVGGLLQCPEVGKADQWLEDSRHCCSSTDFGDLPLLPPPGRKEDLEAEEEYSSLCELLGSPEQRPSLQDPLSPKAPLICTKEEAEEVLDTKAGWASPCHLSGEPAVLLGPSVGAESKVQSWFESSLSHMKPGEDGPEMERAPGSSTTSEGSLAPKPNKPAVPEVPIAKKEPVPRGKSLRSRRVQRGLPEAEDSPCRVPALPKDLLLPESCTGPPQAQAEGAGAPGRGLSEGLPRMCTRSLTALSEPQTPGPPGLTTTPTPPDKLGGKQRAAFKSGKRVGKPSPKAASSPSNPAALPVASDSSPMGSKTKEPDSPSIPGKDQRSMVLRSRTKPQQVFHAKRRRPSESRIPECRATKKLPANNHLPTAFKVSSGPQKEGRVSQRVKVPKPGTGSKLSDRPLHALKRKSAFMAPVPTKKRSLILRSSSGSGADGREERPESSPGLLRRMASPQRARPRGSGEPPPPPSLEPPAVCVGLATPSSLPSAVRTKVLPPRKGRGLKLEAIVQKITSPGLKKLACRVAGAPPGTPRSPALPEKRSGGSPAGAEEGLGGMGPGQMLPAASGADTLCRNPASRSLKGKLLSSKKLSSTADCPKAEAFMSPETLPSLGTARAPKKRSRKSRTGALGPSKGPLEKRPCPGQTLILATHDRASSTQGGGEDSSSGGGKKPKTEELGLASQPPEGRPCQPQTRAQKQPGQASYSSYSKRKRLSRGRAKTTHASPCKGRATRRRQQQVLPLDPAEPEIRLKYISSCKRLRADSRTPAFSPFVRVEKRDAYTTICTVVNSPGDEPKPHWKPSSSAASSSSLEPAGASLTAFPGGPVLQPRPSLPLSSTMHLGPVVSKALSTSCLVCCLCQNPANFKDLGDLCGPYYPEHCLPKKKPKLKEKVRLEGTFEEASLPLERTLKGLECAASTITTITTTTTLGRLSRPDGPADPAKQGSLRTSARGLSRRLQSCYCCDGQGDGGEEVAPADKSRKHECSKEAPAEPGGDTQEHWVHEACAVWTSGVYLVAGKLFGLQEAMKVAVDMPCSSCHEAGATISCSYKGCIHTYHYPCANDTGCTFIEENFTLKCPKHKRLPL, from the exons ATGCAGTCTTTTCGAGAAAGGTGTGGTTTCCATGGCAAACAGCAAAACTACCCACAAACCTCACAGGAGACATCGCGCCTGGAGAACTACAGGCAGCCAGGTCAGGCTGGGCTCAGCTGTGATCGGCAGCGGCTTCTGGCCAAGGACTATTACAACCCACAGCCCTATACAGGCTATGAGGGTGGTACTGGCACGCCTTCTGGCACCGTGGCCACGACAGCTGCAGACAAGTACCACCGAGGCAGCAAGTCCCTGCAGGGGAGGCCGGCTTTCCCCAGCTATGTTCAAGACAGCAGTCCCTACCCAGGGCGCTACTCTGGCGAGGAGGGTCTTCAGACCTGGGGGGGCCCACAGCCACCACCTCCCCAGCCGCAGCCTTTGCCAGGAGCAGTGAGCAAGTATGAGGAGAACTTGATGAAGAAGACGGTGGTGCCCCcaaacaggcagtaccctgagcAGGGCCCCCAACTCCCCTTCCGGACTCACAGCCTGCATGCCCCCCCACCACAGCCTCAGCAGCCCCTGGCTTACCCCAAACTCCAAAGGCAGAAACCACAGAGTGACCTTGCCTCacctctgcccttcccccagagcaGCCACTTCCCCCAGCATTCCCAGTCCTTCCCTGCCTCTTCCACCTTCGCCCCAGCAGTGCAGGGCAGTGGGCAGGGGGCGCACTCATACAAGAGTTGCACAGCACCATCTGCCCAGCCTCACGACAGGCCAATGAGTGCCAATGCCAGCCTGGCCCCAGGGCAGCGGGTCCAGAATCTTCACGCTTACCAATCAGGCCGCCTTGGCtatgagcagcagcagcaagcacTTCAAGGCCGGCACCACACCCAGGAAACTCTCCACTACCAGAACCTCGCCAAGTACCAACACTATGGACAGCAAGGCCAGGGCTACTGTCCACCAGACACAGCTGTCAGGACTCCAGAACAGTATTACCAGACCTTCAGCCCTAGCTCCAGCCACTCCCCTGCACGTTCTGTGGGTCGCTCCCCTTCCTATAGCTCCACCCCATCACCACTGATGCCCAATCTGGAGAACTTCCCCTATAGCCAGCAGCCGCTTAGCACTGGGGCCTTCCCCACTGGCATCACAGACCACAGCCACTTTATGCCCTTGCTCAATCCATCCCCAACAGATGCTGCCAGTTCTGTGGACCCCCAGGTCAGCAACTGCAAGCCCCTGCAAAAGGAGAAGCTTCCCGACAACTTGCTGTCGGACCTCAGCCTGCAGAGCCTCACAGCACTTACCTCACAGGTGGAAAACATCTCCAACACTGTGCAGCAGCTCTTGCTGTCCAAAGCTGCCATGCCACAGAAGAAGGGGGTTAAGAGCCTTGTGTCTAGGACTCCAGAGCAGCACAAGAGCCAGCACTGTAGCCCCGAGGGCAGTGGCTACTCAGCTGAGCCAGCAGGCACACCACTGTCTGAGCCGCCAAGCAGCACACCCCAATCCACTCATGCTGAGCCACAAGACACTGACTACCTGAGTGGCTCCGAGGACCCACTAGAGCGCAGCTTCCTCTACTGCAGCCAGGCCCGTGGCAGTCCTGCCAGGGTCAACAACAACTCCAAGGCTAAGCCTGAATCAGTGTCCACCTGTTCTGTGACCTCACCTGACGACATGTCCACCAAGTCTGACGACTCTTTCCAGAGCCTGCACAGTACCCTGCCACTGGATAGCTTCTCCAAATTTGTGGCCGGCGAGCGGGACTGCCCACGGCTGCTGCTCAGTGCCCTGGCACAGGAAGATCTGGCCTCTGAGATCCTGGGGCTTCAGGAAGCCATCGTTGAGAAGGCTGACAAGGCCTGGGCTGAGGCTTCCAGCCTGCCCAAGGACAATGGTAAACCTCCCTTCTCACTGGAGAACCACAGCACCTGCCTAGACACTGTGGCCAAGACTTCATGGTCACAGTCAGGGGAACCAGAAACCCTACCTGAGCCCTTGCAGCTGGACAAGGGTGGTAGCACCAAGGACTTCAGCCCAGGACTGTTTGAAGACCCTTCTGTGGCCTTTGCCACCACTGACCCGAAGAAGACAACCAGTCCCCTGTCCTTTGGCACCAAGCCTTTGCTTGGAGCTGCCACTCCAGACCCTACCCCGGCAGCATTTGACTGCTTTCCAGACACAACCACTGCCAGCTCGGTGGACAGTGCCAATCCCTTTGCCTGGCCAGAGGAGAACCTGGGTGATGCTTGTCCCCGCTGGGGCCTCCACCCTGGTGAGCTCACCAAGAGCTTGGAGCAGGGTGTAAAAGCCTCAGACAATGTGGGCAAGGCAGATGCACATGAGGCCTCTGCCTGCTTGGGCTTCCAGGAAGACCATGCCATTGGGAAACAAGCAGCTACTCTGTCTGGGGACTTCAAacagcaggaggcagatggagTGAAGGAGGAAGTAGGTGGGTTGCTGCAGTGCCCTGAGGTGGGCAAAGCTGACCAGTGGCTGGAAGACAGCCGGCATTGCTGTTCCTCCACTGACTTTGGGGACCTGCCACTGTTGCCACCCCCTGGCAGAAAGGAGGACCTGGAGGCCGAAGAGGAGTACTCTTCCTTGTGTGAACTGTTGGGTAGCCCTGAGCAGAGGCCTAGCCTGCAGGACCCATTGTCCCCCAAGGCTCCGCTGATTTGCAccaaggaggaagcagaggaggtgCTGGACACCAAGGCTGGTTGGGCTTCCCCATGTCACCTCTCTGGGGAGCCTGCTGTCCTGCTGGGCCCCTCTGTGGGTGCCGAATCCAAGGTCCAGAGCTGGTTTGAGTCTTCACTGTCACATATGAAGCCAGGAGAAGATGGGCCAGAGATGGAGAGAGCCCCAGGTAGTTCCACCACTTCAGAAGGCTCCCTGGCCCCAAAGCCTAACAAGCCTGCTGTGCCTGAGGTGCCCATTGCGAAGAAAGAGCCTGTGCCACGGGGTAAAAGTTTACGGAGCCGGCGGGTACAGCGAGGGCTGCCTGAGGCTGAAGACTCTCCGTGCAGGGTACCAGCACTTCCCAAAGACCTCTTGCTCCCAGAGTCCTGCACAGGACCCCCCCAGGCACAGGCAGAAGGGGCTGGAGCCCCAGGTCGGGGGCTATCAGAAGGGCTCCCCAGAATGTGCACTCGCTCTCTTACAGCTCTGAGTGAGCCCCAAACTCCTGGACCTCCAGGCCTGACCACTACCCCCACACCTCCTGACAAACTGGGAGGCAAACAGCGAGCTGCCTTCAAGTCTGGCAAGCGGGTAGGAAAACCATCACCCAAGGCTGCATCCAGCCCCAGCAACCCTGCTGCCCTGCCTGTTGCCTCGGACAGTAGCCCCATGGGCTCCAAGACGAAGGAGCCAGACTCTCCCAGCATCCCTGGCAAAGACCAGCGTTCCATGGTCCTTCGGTCTCGCACCAAACCCCAGCAGGTCTTCCATGCCAAACGGCGGCGGCCCTCAGAGAGCCGGATCCCAGAGTGTCGTGCCACCAAGAAACTCCCTGCCAACAACCACTTACCCACTGCATTCAAGGTCTCCAGTGGGCCCCAGAAGGAAGGCCGGGTGAGCCAGCGGGTCAAAGTACCCAAGCCTGGTACAGGGAGCAAGCTTTCAGATCGGCCTCTCCATGCACTCAAAAGGAAGTCAGCTTTCATGGCTCCTGTCCCCACCAAAAAGCGAAGCCTCATCCTTCGCAGCAGCAGTGGGAGTGGGGCAGACGGGAGGGAGGAGAGGCCGGAGAGCTCTCCTGGTCTCTTGAGGAGGATGGCCTCACCCCAGAGGGCCAGGCCCAGAGGCAGTGGggagccacccccacccccatccctggaGCCACCTGCCGTGTGCGTGGGGTTGGCTACACCATCATCCCTGCCCAGTGCTGTGAGGACCAAGGTGCTGCCACCCCGAAAGGGCCGTGGCCTCAAGCTGGAGGCCATAGTGCAGAAGATCACCtcacctggtctcaaaaaacttGCATGCAGAGTAGCAGGGGCTCCTCCTGGGACACCCCGGAGCCCAGCCCTGCCTGAGAAACGGTCAGGGGGCAGTCCAGCTGGGGCAGAAGAGGGCCTAGGAGGAATGGGCCCTGGGCAGATGCTACCAGCAGCTTCAGGAGCTGACACATTGTGCAGAAATCCAGCCAGCAGGTCCCTAAAAGGCAAACTCTTGAGTAGTAAGAAACTGTCCTCTACTGCTGACTGTCCTAAAGCTGAGGCCTTCATGTCCCCAGAGACTCTGCCATCCCTAGGGACTGCTCGGGCACCGAAGAAAAGGAGCCGGAAAAGCAGGACTGGGGCCTTGGGACCCTCTAAAGGCCCGTTGGAAAAGCGGCCCTGTCCTGGCCAAACTCTGATCCTTGCAACCCATGACAGGGCCAGCAGCACTCAGGGTGGAGGTGAGGACAGCTCCAGTGGAGGAGGCAAGAAGCCAAAGACAGAGGAGCTGGGACTGGCCTCCCAGCCCCCTGAAGGCCGGCCCTGCCAGCCCCAGACAAGGGCACAGAAGCAGCCAGGTCAAGCCAGCTATAGCAGCTATTCAAAGCGGAAGCGCCTCAGCCGTGGCCGGGCTAAGACCACCCATGCTTCACCCTGTAAGGGACGTGCCACCCGGAGACGGCAGCAGCAGGTACTGCCCCTGGATCCTGCAGAGCCTGAAATCCGACTCAAATACATTTCCTCTTGTAAACGGCTGAGGGCAGACAGCCGCACCCCAGCCTTCTCGCCCTTTGTGCGGGTGGAGAAGCGAGACGCATACACCACCATTTGCACTGTTGTCAACTCCCCAGGGGATGAGCCCAAGCCTCACTGGAAGCCATCCTCctctgctgcctcctcctcctccttagaACCAGCTGGGGCCTCTCTGACCGCGTTCCCTGGAGGCCCTGTGCTGCAGCCCAGgccctccctgcccctctcctCCACCATGCATCTGGGGCCTGTGGTATCCAAGGCCCTAAGTACCTCTTGCCTTGTCTGCTGCCTCTGCCAAAACCCGGCCAACTTCAAGGACCTTGGGGACCTCTGTGGCCCCTACTACCCTGAACACTGCCTCcccaaaaagaaaccaaaactcaAGGAGAAGGTGCGGCTGGAGGGCACCTTTGAGGAggcctctctgcctcttgagagaACATTGAAAGGCCTGGAATGTGCAGccagcaccatcaccaccatcaccaccaccacaaccctGGGGAGGCTGTCCAGGCCTGATGGCCCAGCTGACCCCGCCAAGCAGGGCTCCCTGCGCACCAGTGCCCGGGGCCTGTCGCGGCGGCTGCAgagttgctattgctgtgatggtcAGGGGGACGGGGGTGAGGAGGTGGCCCCAGCTGACAAGAGCCGTAAACATGAATGCAGCAAAGAGGCCCCTGCAGAGCCTGGTGGGGACACCCAGGAACACTGGGTACATGAGGCCTGTGCTGTGTGGACCAGCGGGGTGTACCTGGTGGCCGGGAAGCTCTTTGGGCTGCAGGAGGCCATGAAGGTAGCTGTGGACATG CCATGTTCCAGCTGTCATGAAGCCGGGGCGACCATCTCGTGCTCCTATAAAGGATGTATCCACACCTATCACTACCCTTGTGCCAATGACACAG GTTGTACATTCATTGAGGAGAATTTTACTTTGAAGTGCCCCAAACATAAG AGGCTGCCGTTGTAA